The Setaria viridis chromosome 9, Setaria_viridis_v4.0, whole genome shotgun sequence sequence ggcggcggcgccaaccCCTTCGTCGTCGGCTTCCACGGCGTCGTCCGCCGCCCGGATGCCTTCGACCTCAGCCTCGTCATGGAGTGCGTGGGCCCTAGCCTCCACGACCTCCTCCGCCAGCGCGGCCGCGGGAGCCCGCCGCTGCCCGAGTCCACGGTGCGCGCCGCCATGTGGCAGCTCCTCACGGGCACCAAGAAGATGCACGACGGCCACATCATGCACCGCGACATCAAGCCGGCCAAcatcctcgtcggcgacgaTCACCGCATCGTCAAGCTCTGCGACTTTGGTCTCGCCATGTCCACCGACGAGCGGCCGCCGTACACGCAGGCCGGCACGCTGTGGTACATGGCGCCGGAGATGCTGCTGGAGAagcccgactacgacgagcgcgTCGACATCTGGTCCCTCGGCTGCGTCATGGCGGAGCTCATCAACAACGGGAGGCCTCTGTTCCAGGGCTTCTACGGTGAAGGACAGCTCTGCGCCATCTTCGACGTGCTGGGCACCCCTGACGACGGCACATGGCCGTGGTTCTCATCCACGGCGTTCGCCACCGTGGTGATGCCGGAGCTGGACATGCAGCGGGAAAACAACCTGCGTAAGCTGTTCCCTGAATCAAAGCTGTCCAAGGAAGGATTCGAGGTCCTCAGCGGCCTCCTCACGTGCAACCCAGAGAAGAGGCTCACGGCAGCCGCGGCGCTCAAACACCCATGGTTCGACAAGATCGACGTGCTGGAGCTGCCAAAGAAAGAAGAGTTGCCATCGCCGATGCCCTTGCAGCCCAAGAGACGGAGGATACATGCTGTGTGACTGACTTAGATTTCTTTTGGTCGTTGTACGCATGTGTAAATTTACTTTGTTCTTCAAATTATGCTGTACATATTTCCGGCCCTTCTGTGATGTTCAAACACACGAAGTTGCTGAATTTCAGTTGCTTGTGTTTCGGAAGAGGTCAGTATTAAATATTAAACGACTCCTTTTCATGAATTGCTGCTAGAACTTGAACATCGACATTTTGCTGAAAATCTTGTGGGGTCTCTCTTCAATCTGGCAATTATTTCATAAATTAGCTTAGCGCACACGGACAGTGATCAATACTGGGTCAAAATAACAACTTTACTGACTTATACAAGATATATGCATTTGTGTTCTACAGATTCTGGCTCTCCTGCAAATTACAGATGCATGAAGTTGTTGGATATTCTTTTAGATGCGAGCGTGTTTTTCAGAAGATTTCAATATCAAAATGATTTGCCTCATGAAGAGCTTCTGAAACTTTGACAGTGATTTGAAAACAGATGCATGAATTTGTTGGATTTTTTTAAACGTGCGCATGTGTGTCAGAAGATTTCAGTATCAAGTTGACTTGCCTCATGAGTCATGAAGAGCTGCTGAAACTTTGACAGTGATATGCATTTTTGCAGGCAACGTGGTGTCTGACTGCTTCAATTTAGAGCATTTGCTTTTGTCTTTTGATAAAAAATATAGAAAGAAGATGGATGTAACACTTTTCTGGTGAGTTCAAACTGTAATCTATCAGTTACTAATACTTCTTTGTTCTTGGATATCCGAATTGTTCCTTTTACTAGGTGACTTGTGTCCGGTTTTGTTAGGTGCCAAGATCATATTGTGCGGAATTGTACTGACTCAAAGCATTGTGCTAGAAATTTGGTAGCAGTATTCAGAAGGTGTTCATTGTGTCCGATTGCTTGCCTGAATGAGCTGTCGAGTACTTAGCATTCTTAATTTGTTTGCTGTATGGATGTACAGATCTGTCTATTCTTTTGAACAGGTCATGCAACTGCTTTTGTAATTATGCGAATGTTGTGATGTAAACCGCATTACTGAATCCATTTAAGAAAAAAATTTTAGCAGAGCCGAATTGAAGCAACATGTACATGCTGATCTCTTGTGCATCTAGCCATCTAGTACTACTAGATTCATTGGTGGTGTCTGCTGTCAAGCAAAGACTATTGCACTGGCCATATGAAGATTGGCTCCAGACACCTGAAAATTCGATGCTTGGGTCAAAACGCAGACACGATTACTAGATCACTCAAGAATCAAGATGACAGAAATCGTACAGACGAAGACTTTGAATTCAAATTGTGCTCTGTAGATTTCTGGCGTCCTGTGATGTTCAAATGCCTGAAGTTGCTGAATTTAACCATTCTTTCTGAAATTGGCTTAGCAGAAATGAGCATCGGTGCTTGGTGAAAATCAAGTATACGATTACTGAACTTAGCACTACTGCGATTTTCAGATGCATGGCATGGAGTTGCTGAATTGTCTTCTTCGATGCACGTGTTCCAGAAGATCTCAGTATCAAATGGCGTGTCTCCTGAATCGCCACTGGTGCTTGGACAACGATTTGCATTGACATCATGTGGTGTGGCGTCTAACCGCGTTATCTTCTGACGGGAAAAAAATACCAAGAAGGTTAAGGGAACACTGTCTGTCTGGTCAGTCCAAACTGCACAGTAGCAGAAGCCACTCAAGCTCTTGCGTCCAAAGGCAATGAGACGTGGCTTCCCAAATCGAGCGGGGCGATCGGTGCGCGGCCGGAACATGCCGCCGGCGCACCATGGATTTGGCGCGATGGCACAACGATTGCTCGCAGCCGGCACATCCAAATTTTCAAACCCCCGCTGGTGGTCCTGCCGCCCTGGTCGCCTCCGATCCTGGCGGCGTGTCCACTGCGCGCGGCACCGGGACAAGCCTCGCCAGAAGCCCGAGCGGGTGCGGCAATTCCACGAACACGTCCGTTCGCGCCTGCGCCCACCGCTGCCACCGTCTCCGTCGAAGGGAGCAAGTCGCTGCCAGGCGCCGCGCCCACGCGCGCCTGGCGGGGAAGACGCTCGCGAGATGCTCCCGATCTGGACCGCACAAGTCGGATCGAACGGCTTGTGGGCATCCAGGGGAGGACGGTATTGGAAATACTGTCCACCGTTGGGGTCCTGCCCTGCCACGGCGCGCCGGAGTGGCGCCGAAGTCAGGCCGTCCCTAGCCTCCACCCCTTCCTCGTAGGTACCTAGGAGGCTAGGAGCCTGGCCATCTGGCAACTGAACAGCGCTGGTGCGATAACTGGCCTGGAGACGCCAGCGGTCGGCTCGTCTGCGTCACGCATCAATCCCGtgaatgatttttttaaaaaactttggcaggagcactgccgtGCATTTTAGAAGAATAGAAGTTTAGGGACTATTACATATAATAGAAGTTTAGGAACTATTACATATAACAGAAAAACTCAGACACTCAAGGCTAAAAAACTTAAATATGGAAATTAAGATAGAAGGAGGTCATCTCGTAACCGGGCGTCCCACAGGCCCTTGCCCTTGTCATCACTTCTTCTCTGATCATCTTGAACACTTGGATTGGCTGCAGCGCTTTGTTGTTGAAAATTCTTCTGTTTCTCTCCTTCCAAATATTCCAAACCACGTGCATTGCTATCGCTGCTATTGATCTTCTCACCTTGGTTGGGAATGGATTTAGATTTTGTTCCCACCATTTCTGAAATTCTATCACAGTGGCATCAGGTATACTGAATACTGGTGCAGCCCAATTGACCACCAGGTACCAAACCTCTTTAGCATAACAGCATTGCAGGCAGATGTGATTTGCTGTTTCGGCCTCTTGATCACATAAGGAGGCAAATTGTAGAGCAAGGCCAATTCCTTGCTAGAAGCTTGTCAGCTGTGAGTATTTTCTAGTGCATTAGCAGCCACGTAAAGaattttttctttccttcagTGTGTGCTCATCATATGTCATTCCCCGTAAAAGGTGGATGTGTACCAATGAACTGTGCTTTATATGCAGATTTTGCTATGTAATCTCCATTTGATGTCCATTTCCAACTCGAATGCAGTCCTCTTAATCATTTAGTTGGTAATCTTGCACAGGGTCAAAAGGTCCACAAATTCTGCCATTTGTTCGATTGTATTCATCCTCTAGAGCCCCCTAGTCCAATTTTGGTTGTTTAGTTTCTCATTGACCTTCCTATTTTTTCTCTAGGCTAATTTGAATAAGTTGGGTGCAATGTCTATGGGAGCTTTTCCATTTAGCCATGAACTGTGCTAGAATTTTGCTTTGTTTCCATTGCCGACAGTGACTACTGTAGAAGATCTGAAAAGTTGTTTGTCAACCTCATCACAAGGTGGTTGAGTTCCCACCCAAGGTCTTTCTTCATCTGTCCACTCATACCACAACCATCTCAACCTCAATACTCTGCTGAACCTTTCCAGGTTGTGAATGCCCAATCCTCCCAGATTTTTGGGTAGCATCACTTTCTTCCAAGCAATGAGACAGTGACCCCCATTTGCCTGATCAGTGCCTTTCCATAGGAAATTCCTTCTCAGCTTGTCTATTTTCTTAATTACCCATTTCCTGAGTGCAAATGCAGTTAGAAAGTAAATGGGGATTGAGGATAGGACTGTCCTTACAAGGGTCACTCTTCCTAGCCTGTCAATGAGTTTCCCCTTCCAAGCAGGCAGCTTATTTGCAATTTTATCCAATAGTGGCTAAATTTGCATTCTTGTAAGCTTCCAAGGCAGGCCGAGATAGGTGCATGGAAATGATTTCAGAGGACAGGGTATGTTCTGCAAAACATCTTCCAAATTGAGGCCTTGGCATTGAATTGGGTATGCTGCacttttagccaagttaatatTTAATCCAGTTGCTATACCAAAACAGTCAAAAATGTATCTTATGGTGTCAATGTCTTCTCTTATTGGGTGCAGAAACAATACAGCGTCATCAGCATAAAGGCTCAATCTAATTTTAGCTGCCCTGTTGTTTAGTGGTTTCATCCATGGATTTTCTTCTGCTATTCTGATTAACCTTTGCAATGGTTCCAATTCCAGAATGAAAAGCATAGGGGACAAGGGTCCCCCTGCATGAGTCCTGTTCTGTGTTTAAAAGATTGTGTTCTTACTCCATTAACCATTATTGaggatgtggcggtggaaagtAGAATGGATACCCAATTCCTCCATCTGGCTCCAAAATCCATTTGTTCCAAAACTTCAATTAGATAGTCCCAACGTACAGTATCAAAGGTCTTGGCAATGTCGAGCTTGAGAAAGATTGCTGATTGTTTCCTTCTATGCAGTTCCCTTATGAGATTCTGAGTGTATAAGAAATTGCCATGCATGCTTATTTTCTTGTTAAATGCACTTTGGTTTCTGGACAGCAGATTTGGTAAGTAATGTGACAGCCTTGTAGCTAGAACTTTAGAGATAATCTTTGCCACACTGCTTGTCAAACTAATTGGCCTGAACTCTGAGATTTTGGAAGCTTCAGCTGTTTTTGAGATCAGGGCTATATAGGCTTAATTAAGTAGTTGGAAATGTTGCCCATGTAATGTATAGAAGAAGTTGATAGCAGCCATCAAATCTTCCTTTATAATTTCCCAACACTTTCTATAGATTTTCCCAATGAAGCCATTACCACTTTCCTCACCTCCTCTTCACAAAATTCTGTTTCCATGTCCTGCAGATCATGAGAGGGCATGTTGATAACCTCCCCATTCAAGGTAGCAGTCCTTGGTTGCATATCTCCAAGGAGCTTAGAGAAGTGCTGTTGGAAGGCTCTTTCTTTACCTTCTTGTCTATGCAATGCCCCTTGGTGTGTCTGCAATTTTTGAATAAagttcttctttcttctcccgACGGTGGACATCACGGGCAGCAACAAGTCTTTGCCAtgttgggcggcggcggccggtgacgGTGGCTCCGTCACCTTCGCAACTCGTAAGCAGATGGGCTGCTGCCGCCATGATCGCCTCCAGTCCAGGGCTCCAGGTGCCGCCGTGGGCGACAtgggtgcagccgtgcaggtgTAGCCAGGAAGCTGCTGTGACTTATGTGCATGCTACATTCTTGGCTCCGATTAACAGCAAAACACGCGTGCATGGCTGCTGCATGCCCGTCTGCCCGATCATCATCTGCCATGCTGCGGCTCGGTGCCTTGGCGTTTCTACTCATTAATCGCCGGCCAAAAATGGGGAGCGGCCTGCCGGTTTCCCCGGCGCGGACACCGCCGGGCCCCCGCAGCCAATTTAAGCCTCGCGCTCTCCTCCGCCCACGGATTCCTCCTGCGGCCTCCCATCCATCTTGGGCGGGCGCCGCGCGGGTTGGGCCCCAGCTAGCTCGCCATGGCGGCCGTCCGCTCCACCaggccccaccaccaccgccgcgccgaGGCGTCGTCCCCGGCGACCTCCCttgccgtggcggcggcgagggcccaGGAAGCCCCGCGCCACCGGCCGCGGGTGCCGGTGCAGGTCCGGGAGCCGCAGGacgcggcgcagcagcagctgcgGCGGTCCGCGGCgttcccgccgcgccgccagctgcgccgcccgccccagCGCTGCGACAGCGACCTCAACATCCGGGAGCACCGCAGCTGCagcgaggtggccggcggcaccGCGGCGGGGTGCGCCGCCGTGTGCTGCTGTTTCCCCTGCGTCATGGTGGAGGTCGTCGTTCTCGCCACGGTGCGCGCGCCCGCGGCGCTGTGCCGCAGGGCCGCCCGCGTGCGCAGGGGCCGCCGGCGCTCCTCGTCCGCGGGGCAGGCCACGGAGATTTACGAGCTCCTCGTGGACGACGGCGGCATCGTCGAGGTGGACGCCAGCGCCGccgaggcggtggcgctgcccGTGACGCACGCCTTGGAGGAGACGGGGGAGCTGGAGAAGGAGGTGTGGGCGAGGTTCTACGGCGCCGGCTTCTGGAGGAGCCCGTCGAACCTCGGCGAAGAGGACAGGTGATCGGAGCAGGCTGCAGCCCGCGAGCGACCAGCTCCGGCGATGCGTGTGGTAGGCGCCGGCTCCTGCTTGCGCGTTCTCGATCGGGTTTCCTCCGTTTTCCGCGGGAAGAAGAGAAGATCGAGGAAAAAGTAAGGAAACTTGGTTGATTGTCTGTTCGACACGCTACGTTCTTCGTTTTccatttttgtttggtttttggAAGGGAAAATAATTCCCTTCTACGATGCCGCTGCGTGTAATTAAGTGTGTATATATTGAACAATGCGATTGAGAAAATGCTTGAGAAGAACCGCAAGGAGAAGCTCATGCGTGTGTACGGTGTGTTTTGCAATGGCAGGCATAGTCTTTGGACTTGCAAAAAATTGCTCGAGCTTTTCACTAACTTCGACGACCGGTTGTGCTACCAGAGACACACAAGAGTACAATTCATGGAAAGATGATAGGATCATTGTCGAAGAATGCCGCACAATGAAGGCCTGTGACCGCACTCCGGAACTTGTGCCATCTAAAGACCAAAAGGCTGAGTCCGATGCAAAAGCAGTCCAAAAACTTGAGTCTACAAGCAATCCAAAAGCTTCAATCAAAATCAATAGCTGGAGTCGATAAGCCATGCATCAACGATAGCGATCAGtataaaatactccctccgttctttttttttttgatagacCTATTTGCAAAACTAaatttttctcttttgataggcGTATTTGAGTTGCTGCCTCGGGTTCGACATAGATGGTTGTTCAATTCCCGTGCAGAGTAACTCCTCTAAAAAAATAATTGGTGTATGTATATGATGACATAGATATCAAGATGCATGTATACGATAACGGGGAGTACATAATGGCATGATTCATTAGATGATAAGTAGAGTTCATTCTCCTTGGTCATTGTGTCAAGATGAGATAGGTCTATGAAGAAGGCTGTACTCCTCGCACTGCTATAAAGGGAGACACCATCATGCATTAGGATTTAGGAAGAGAGTGTGGAACACCAAAGACCAGAGGAAGAGAGCCTAGGGAGTCCCGGAGAGCACCTCATGCATAAATAATCGGGGTATCTTTTTTGGCAATGTTTTGTTCTTCACAAATTTATATATCTGGATATATTCTTTGGCAGCTGGTTCGATATAATAACTTACTCTTAATATTTCTCGTGCTTTGTCAATATTTATATATGCCTTCCATGACATTTCTACTCCTCATGCTATATTTTGCATCCATCTTTTGAGTAACTAGTTCTTCAAAAGTTATATATAATTCCTGACCTTGTTCCATTATATACTGCATACATTGGATTTTGTTCAATTGTTTTGAGAGCATCCGAGTTTGGTTAAAATCTATTATTAATCATATGAAAATATTTAGCATGGGTATTTAATATTGATAGCAtatattctttttcttctcttttgttGTTATATTGGTACCAGAAATTATTCAGTATGCATTCCTGAACTTCATTGAGAATTATGAGGTCCTATAGCTTGAAATAGTACGAGTTTGGTGGAAGTATTTTTAGccgattttgaggcccaaaAGACCAAAGTTTCAATATGACTAGGGCCCAAAGACCAAAGAGAAAATAGGTTAAGCAATTTattatccttttcttttatgtGATCAAAAGTTGCCTAATCTTTCTTGTTCATCTATGAATAACTTTGGTGGCATCAAAATTTTACTCTTCGGGCTTGAAAATAAACTATAATATTTCCACAAAACTCATATGCGTTCAAACCCAAGGATCACGTAATTCTAGAAAAAGTTGAAGAATGTATACTAGACAATTTCTGGTATCAATAAACAATAAAAGAGAAGAAGATGATATATGGTACCGATATTAAATAGCATTTCTAAACATTTTCATATGATCGATTTATTTTTACCAACATTGGATGTTGTCAAAATaagtgaaaaaaaattcatatgtGTAGTAAATGTTTGGACAAGACTAGAATATATAACTTTTGAAGATATAAACACTCAAAATATGGATGCATAATCAACAGGGGGAGTAGGAACATATGTTGAAGAAGCATTAAACAAAACAAATCAAGAACACATATTGGGAGAATTATTATATCAAACCAGTTACAAAAGATATATCCAAAAATGTAACTCGGCAAAGAACAGAAGCATCCCAAAAGCTGAGATCCTCGATAAATATAAAGACAGCATTACTTATGACAGTCT is a genomic window containing:
- the LOC117840974 gene encoding putative cyclin-dependent kinase F-2 encodes the protein MAACVEPAAAVRNHDAAGPAGLKRRRIAVGSAEQYEDISRLGEGAFGAVIKARHRATGRIIAIKRVGKAQGGHAALLREARFLEEASGGGANPFVVGFHGVVRRPDAFDLSLVMECVGPSLHDLLRQRGRGSPPLPESTVRAAMWQLLTGTKKMHDGHIMHRDIKPANILVGDDHRIVKLCDFGLAMSTDERPPYTQAGTLWYMAPEMLLEKPDYDERVDIWSLGCVMAELINNGRPLFQGFYGEGQLCAIFDVLGTPDDGTWPWFSSTAFATVVMPELDMQRENNLRKLFPESKLSKEGFEVLSGLLTCNPEKRLTAAAALKHPWFDKIDVLELPKKEELPSPMPLQPKRRRIHAV
- the LOC117840948 gene encoding uncharacterized protein, coding for MAAVRSTRPHHHRRAEASSPATSLAVAAARAQEAPRHRPRVPVQVREPQDAAQQQLRRSAAFPPRRQLRRPPQRCDSDLNIREHRSCSEVAGGTAAGCAAVCCCFPCVMVEVVVLATVRAPAALCRRAARVRRGRRRSSSAGQATEIYELLVDDGGIVEVDASAAEAVALPVTHALEETGELEKEVWARFYGAGFWRSPSNLGEEDR